The region CTATGATTTATATCATAGTTTATATTTTAAAAATTATTTGTAGTGGTATAAAATTATTGTTGTCGATATCCGTTGTGTTCCTGCGGTTGAAACCGCAGGCTATGTTTTTCTTTGCGCATGTTTTTTCAAATATAGCCCGTGGCTTCAACCACGGGAAACGTATCGTTGAGCATTTCGATTTAATCCTGCAAGATGCATAATAGTTGAGGAAATCCGTTGCGTTCCCGCGGTTGAAACCGCAGGCTATGTTTTTCTTTGCGTATGCTTTGTCAAATATAGCCCGTGGTTTCAACCACGGGAAACGTTTCGTTGAGCATTTCGATTTAATCCTGCAAGATGCATAATAGTTGAGGAAATCCGTTGCGTTCCCGCGGTTGAAACCGCAGGCTATGTTTTTCTTTGCGTATGTTTTTCTTTGCGTACTGTTTGTAAATATAGCCCGTGGTTTCAACCACGGGAAACGTATCGTTGAGCATTTCGATTTAATCCTGCGAAATAAATAATCTTCGCGGATGTACGTTGTGTTCTGCGGTTGAAACCGCAGGCTATGTTTTTCTTTGCGTATGCTTTGTCAAATATAGCCCGTGGTTTCAACCACGGGAAACGTAGCGGATTCAATCCTGCGAAATGAATAATCATCGCGGACATACGTTGTGTTCCTGCGGTTGAAACCGCAGGCTATGTTTTCTTTGCGTATGTTTTTCTTTGCGTACTGTTTGTAAATATAGCCCGTGGTTTCAACCACAGGGAACGTTTCGTAGTCGACATTCATTGCGCCCATGCGGTTGTAACCACAGAAATACATCGTTAAGCCCAGCAATTATTTGTCCTCCAACCCATGTCGTTTTATAAATCCATCAAATTCATCTTGCGTATTTTTCTTAAGATGATGTTCCTTTTGATTTTTAATGTAATTGTAAACAACATCTAACTGAGATTCACTAACAGAAAAGGCCGCAAAGCCAGTTTGCCACGCAAATTTTTCAAGGATAAATTCTCCTCTATTTATAAAATGAGAAGAACTTCCTTTTATTTGCTTTACAATATCTGTAATTGATTTTTGCGGGTTTTGTAAAAATAAAACATGCACATGATCTGGCATTCCATTAATGATTCTAATGGGAAATCCAAGTTCAGTTAGCTCCTGCCAAATAAAATCATACAAATTTTTTTCAATTGAATAATCAATTAATTCCTGACGATTTTTGGTTGCCCAAATAACGTGAATCCATAATTTAGTAAACGATTGTGGCATAAATAAATTAGCATAAAAATTATGCTAATTTACAATTTTATACAATTTATCTGACAAACGAATACGGAATGGAACCTCAAAAGTAACTTTATCACCAATTTTAGCAGTTTGAGTTTCTGCACCATTAACAATGATTCTATTCAAAACCATTTCCTGATCTCCTGTAGTCGGGCCAGAAATTAAGATTTTATCTCCGCTGTTTAACTCTTGGTTTTCAATAGTAAATTGTCCCACTTGTGCTTTTACATAATAATGTTCCGCTTTTCCAAGAAGTACTTTTTTTACTTTTATTTTCTGACGAATATCAGCTTGCTTTTGTGCTGTAGCCAAAGCCGTTTCTGGCAATTCCCCTGAATGTTTGAATTTTAGGTTTTCAGATTTTCCTTTTCTGAATACTTTATTTCCAACTTGTTTTCCAGTTCTCAAACGAACTTGGTCAACCAATGGCATGTGAATTATTTCAAGACATTCTGTTGAACAGCAGTTTTCCATTGCCGCTTTACAATCATCACACTGAATGAATAACAAATGACAACCA is a window of Flavobacterium crocinum DNA encoding:
- the tnpA gene encoding IS200/IS605 family transposase encodes the protein MPQSFTKLWIHVIWATKNRQELIDYSIEKNLYDFIWQELTELGFPIRIINGMPDHVHVLFLQNPQKSITDIVKQIKGSSSHFINRGEFILEKFAWQTGFAAFSVSESQLDVVYNYIKNQKEHHLKKNTQDEFDGFIKRHGLEDK